A segment of the Pseudomonas serboccidentalis genome:
CCAATGTGGCCGGGCTCCGCTTGCCAAGCGATATTCTTTTGATATTATCCGCGCCATCGAATTTGCAGCACCCAAAGACTTCGTTAGCCTGAAGCCATAAGCCCGAAAAACGGGCAAAAAAAGACCCGGCAAAAAGCCGGGTCAAAAACCGTGATTAGCCTGATGAGGAGATAGTCCAGAAGACCGACCTAAGGTCTCTGGTCCATCGACTGATCTCGCGACCAGTTGCTTGCAATAATAATCATTATCATTTGCAAGTCAAATGTTTTTATCTGCGCGATGGGAAAATTCTTTCCTGTCCGTCCGTTTGCCGTGTTCGTCAGAGCTGGTCGCCATCGATCGAATGGTCGACCATCGCCCGCGCCATATCCACCATATGCACCACCGAAAAGGCCAGGTCGCGGCTCGCGCCTTGCAGGTTTTCTGCTGCCTTGAAGGCGGTGGCCGCTGCACAGCGCAACAGATCCGAGGCATGCACCAGGGCTTCTTCGCCGCTGAGGTGGCGTTTCACATCGAAAAAACGCTCTTCGACCTCGGGTTCTGACACAGCTGGTTTCAAGTAATAATCCAGCGCCCGCTGTGCTGCCGCGTTGCCTTGAGGGGAGGTGAACGTGGTGTCCATTTGCAGATCGGGCAAGTCTTCGCTGTTGATATTCATGGTGAAAGGTCACTCCTTGTTCGATTGAAAGTCCGTGCTTTCAGGATAGTACGATGCGTAGTTGTGACCAGAATTTAAATACTACAATATGTGTTTTGCCGGCCGAAGGCGTCGACGTAAGGTGCCCCACATGGATAAATGGATTGAGTTGGTCAAGGCCAAGATGAGTGAACTCAAAATCACTCAAACAGAGCTCGGAGAGCGCGTCGGCATGTCCCAGGGCGGCATCGGGCATTGGCTGAACAAACGTCGCGAACCGGGCATCACCCAAATGAACCGCGTGTTGCACGCGCTGGGCATGGACTTCCTCGAAGTGGTACTGGTGATCCGCGAGCCGCAGGAAGCGGCGGATGACGAGATGCCACTGGCGCAGAAGTACAACCCGTACTTCCGCTACCCGGTCAGCGACTGGCGCACCTCGTGTGAAATTCGCGAAAGTGCAACCACAGCCTATGCCCCGGCGCATGGCAAGCAGCGCTTCGAACTGACGGATTATCACGCCCGTGGTGCGGCGTTCTGGCTGACGGTTACGGGGGATTCGATGACTGCACCCACCGGCCAGAGCATTGCCGAAGGCATGCTGATTCTGGTGGATCCGGAGGTGGAAGCGGTGCCCGGCAAACTGGTGATCGCCCAGTGGCAGGACAGCGAAGAAGCGATCTTCCGCAAACTGGACGAAGAGGGCGGCCAGCGTTACCTGGTACCGCTCAATCCGACCTGGCCGAAAGCCCTGTTCACCGACGAGTGTCGAATCATCGGCGTCGTGGTTCAGGCAACGGCGCGTTTCTAGTCAGATCGATCCTCGTCAGGCGTAGGATCGATCTCCTCATTTACACGGCTTCCAGTTCAACCAAAGCGCTGCCTTCGCCAACCATTTCGCCTTCCTGGCAATACATCGCTTTGATCACTCCCGCATGGGGCGCACGGATGCTGTGCTCCATCTTC
Coding sequences within it:
- a CDS encoding LexA family protein, which produces MDKWIELVKAKMSELKITQTELGERVGMSQGGIGHWLNKRREPGITQMNRVLHALGMDFLEVVLVIREPQEAADDEMPLAQKYNPYFRYPVSDWRTSCEIRESATTAYAPAHGKQRFELTDYHARGAAFWLTVTGDSMTAPTGQSIAEGMLILVDPEVEAVPGKLVIAQWQDSEEAIFRKLDEEGGQRYLVPLNPTWPKALFTDECRIIGVVVQATARF
- a CDS encoding DUF6124 family protein; amino-acid sequence: MNINSEDLPDLQMDTTFTSPQGNAAAQRALDYYLKPAVSEPEVEERFFDVKRHLSGEEALVHASDLLRCAAATAFKAAENLQGASRDLAFSVVHMVDMARAMVDHSIDGDQL